The Humidesulfovibrio mexicanus DNA window AGCAGGAAGATCAGACCCACCGCGGCCATCCAGCATACCGCCAGAAAGAGCGCATTGGCCGTGGCCCGCCGCGCCAGGTCCGCACGGCCCTGGCCCTGGCTGCGGCCCACCAGCACGCTTACCGCGATGGAGAGTCCGATGGCCGGAAGGTAGGTGAGCCCGTTGACGGAGAAGGCGATGTTGGTGGCCGAGAGCTCCACCAGGCCCATGCGGCCGATGAGCAGCGAAAAGCCGGTGATGGCCATGATGTCCAGGAAGAACTGCACTCCGGCGGGCAGCCCGATTTTTGCGAGCCGGGCCAGCATGTCGGCCTCCGGCCGCCAGGCCGTGCGCACATGGTGGCGTTTCTGGGCCTCCGGCGCGAGCAGCAGCAGGACAAAAAGCAGACAAGTGATCACCGCTCCCAGCAACGTGGCTATGGCCGCGCCCCGGATGCCCATCTCCGGCGCGCCAAAGGCCCCGAAGATCAGCGCGTAGTCCAGGGGGATGTTGGCCGCCGTGCCGATGATGTTCACGGCCATGACCGCAACGGTGCGGCCCAGGCCGGAAAAATAGCCGGACAAGGCCGTGCCCAGGATGACCCAGCCGCCGCCAAGGCTCAGGATGCTGAAGTAGTCGGCCTCCAGGCCGCGCACGGCTTCGGGGTGTCCGGCCAGCTCGAAGAGCGGGCCGCCCAGACCCGCCAGCAGGGCCAGCAGGGCGCCAGAGGCCAGGCTGAACCACACCCCGGCCCACAGGGCCGGTCCTACGCGCTCCGGTCGGCAGGCCCCGTGGTACTGGGCCACCAGCACCCCCACGCAGGAGGCCACGCCCATAAAGAACGACACCAGCAGGAAGGCGGCCATGCCGCCAGGAACCGCCGCCGCCAGCTCGTTCACGTCGTGGCGGCCCAGAAAGATGCGGTCCGTGAACTGCATGAGGGTGTTGCTGCCCATGCTGACCATGAGCGGAGCGCCCACGCGCAGCACCTCGCCGCAGCCGCATGGCCCTCGCCAGCGCGATTTGAGTTCCGCCGCGTTCATATGGCCTCCCCGGCCGCAAAGCCCGAGGCCCAGGCCCAGTGCAGGTTGAAGCCGCCCAAGTCTCCGGCCACGTCCAGGGCCTCGCCCAGGGCGAAGAGGCCGGGAATCGCCCTGCATTCCATTGTCTTGGGCGAGAAAGAGCGCGTGTCCAGG harbors:
- a CDS encoding MATE family efflux transporter → MNAAELKSRWRGPCGCGEVLRVGAPLMVSMGSNTLMQFTDRIFLGRHDVNELAAAVPGGMAAFLLVSFFMGVASCVGVLVAQYHGACRPERVGPALWAGVWFSLASGALLALLAGLGGPLFELAGHPEAVRGLEADYFSILSLGGGWVILGTALSGYFSGLGRTVAVMAVNIIGTAANIPLDYALIFGAFGAPEMGIRGAAIATLLGAVITCLLFVLLLLAPEAQKRHHVRTAWRPEADMLARLAKIGLPAGVQFFLDIMAITGFSLLIGRMGLVELSATNIAFSVNGLTYLPAIGLSIAVSVLVGRSQGQGRADLARRATANALFLAVCWMAAVGLIFLLVPGPLLELFRPSGPQAASAPPFADIRHMGVLLLRYVALYGLVDAVTIVCFGALKGAGDTRFVMLVMLAASIGVLVLPAWWVVENAVGGIHGPWLCLAAYVGFLAVCFGLRWRSGAWARIRVIESAPGQGCR